The sequence below is a genomic window from Nostoc flagelliforme CCNUN1.
TAATAGGCGTGGTAGCTACTACTACTAATATTCATCCCAGAAATATCGCTGGATATTTAATACAGACGGTTAATTTATTCCAGTTGGGGGGCATTGCTCACACCTCCCCACGTTACGCACTCCCTAATAAAATTCCTAAAGTTATAATTTTTGAAAATGGGATTAATCCTTTCACTTTGCAATTTAGATTAGCATTTCCAATAGGGAATTGTACTCTGAAAATTTGGGAGGCTATACCCAAATGATTTAAATGAAATTTGTAAAAACACTGGTAGCGGTTAATCCTAGCCCTCCCCAAGCTGGTATTGTGCTTACGCTAGAGGGTACTAATTTAATCTTAACTATCTTAATATCAAGTATTGGCTTATTGGTAGCATTCGCCAAAATAGTATCTAAATTTAATTCAATTACTGGTGACATCAAAGATTTAAGGCAAGATTTAAAAGACCATGCCAACGCCGAAGGACACGCAAGGCTTTTAGAGCAAGTCAAAGCTTTACAAAAAGATTTAAATAATCTTGATAAAAGATTTGATATTCATTTACAAGATTATGTAAACCACAAGGATGCTGCTTTGCTAGCCCTTAATGGCAATGATGAAAAAATTGATCATAAGTGGGAGCGCACTGAAGAACTATTTAAAGAGCAAAAAGCTGAGATAAAAGACCTTCAAAAGTTCCTTCAAAAGCAGCAGAATTTTAAAATCCGGGAATAACCCACTTGGTATTCACTCTAGTAATTCGTCATTGGGCGAAATCTCCATTTCGTCACTTAGCTTAGTTCTACCTTGCAATCTGGATGCTGTTTTTGAACTTGCTTGAGTTTTGCTTTAGCTACCTTTAGATTGTGAATACCGGGGTATTAGTAGTATCGGAACAGAAAACCGGGTTAAGCTTAAAAGTCTTATTGCATAAGGATTTTATTGAGAGTTGTAGTAGCTCATTTTTGAAATCGCCAACTAACCTCTTAACGAAAAATCAAGGGTTTCAGCGCATGACACCTATCTGTAGTAGTCGTGTAATACACATCAACCCGGTTTTCTGTTCCAATGATACTTGTACCCCTGGACACTAACATCTAACGGATCACGGCAAGATACAGGGTTTTGCCATGAAGCATGAGGTGTAGTAGCAGGTGCATTTGCTATGAGTTGTACCTCCCCTTTTGCATTCATCACCCACCCAGTAGCTTCCACAATCGGTTTTGGTGTAGCAGTAGGTTTGATGGTAACAGGTGGACTCTTGCCTTCTCTGGTGCTGGGATTGAGCGATATCCAATCTACATGCACTAGGTCAGGGGGGAGAATATCCGTTGTCGGATTAGGTGGTAAACCGCCGCGTCCAGTGATTGTAAAACTGCTCTTAGCAAAAGTTCCACCAGCTTGACAGGTCTGTGCTACTTGGGTGTCAACTGGTACTGTTGGCAGGTTGACTAAGCCACTGTTGGGGTCAATATCAGGTGTATTGAGTTCTACAGTGCCTTGTGTACCAAATCTTGAACTAGCGGTAATGTCGCTTAAGTCAGTTGGGCTTTCTCGGAACCCAATACCATAAATGCCATTCGCTTTGATATCGACTCTGCCACCTGTACCTGTGTAAGCATTAGCAGTGATGTCGCTATTTTCGTTGGGGACAGCGACGATGAAGCCGGATGAGGCATCAATATTAATGTTGCCACCATTACCACCAGCTTCTGCTGTGCCTGCGCTGGTGGTAATTTGAGCGCCACGACGGAGAAAGAGTAAATCAGTCTGTAAGTTGATGTCGCCACCATTTCCCGATGCAGATTCCGCAGTGAGCCTTCCTTGATTATCTAAACGAATTTTAGGCGAGAAAACTTCAATGTCTCCAGCAGTTCCTAAACCAGAAGAGCTAACAAACAAGCCACTGGAATTTCCAGTTGTGGGTAGTGTCCCAGAAATACTGACAGCATTAACGGTATTAATTTTAAGTGTGCCAGCATTCCCCTCTCCAGAAGTAGTAGCAGATATAATACCACCATCAGTTAAAGACAATGAGTCGGAATAAATAGTAATGTTACCTCCATTGCCTATCCCTTCTGGTGATACTAAACTGAAAATACCACTAGGAATTCCATCCTTGCTTCCAGCAATCGTTACTAGACCAGTGGCTTCTATATTGGTATTCCCCGCATCTCCCCGTCCAGCAGACTGAGTTGAATTATCTGTGGTATCAAAATATTTGGCATAAATTGCAGTTATCAGTTGGGCACCATCATTGAGAGAAAGTGAAGTAGCTTTAATATTGAGATTTCCCCCTTTACCAACACCTCCAGCCCCAACAGCAGTAACAATTTTGGTAGGAATACCTGCAAGAGAAACCGAATCTCTGGCATGGACAGTTATGTTGCCTGCTCGACCTTGCCCTTGAGTCCTGGTATCCAATCTAGCACCATCAGTTAACGAGAAAGTGTCGGCATAAATAGTAACGTTACCTCCATTGCCAACTGCTCCTGATTCCACTATGTTTAATACACCACTGTCAAGACCGTTAAAGGAAACAAAATCGCTGGCAAATATAGTGACATTGCCTCCATCTCCCTGTCCTAAAGTGCTGGCAGTCAGTACAGCACCATTGGTGATTAATAATGACCCAGTTGTGATATTGATATCTCCAGCTTTGCCTACGGCTCTAGTATTTACAATACTGGATGCCCCACTTGCAAGTTCATCATATACCCCGTCAAAAGATACGGTATCGCGGGCTTGGATTGTTATATTACCTGCATCTCCTTGACCCAGAGTGCTAGCATTCAGTTCAGCACCATTTTTCACCGAGAGTGATCTCGTTATGATATTGATATCTCCACCTTTTCCCACGGCTCTAGGCTGCACAACGCTGAATACCCCAGTTTGAAAAGTATTACTATTCACCTCATCAAAGGAGACAGTATCGCGGGCATTAATATTCACACTACCCGCATCCCCTTGTCCGAATGTGACAGTATTTAGTCGAGCGCCATTTGTTATAGCAATAGACCCAGTTGTGATATTGATGTCGCCTCCTTTGCCGACGGCTCTGGGTAGCACGGCACTGGTAATAAAGCTGTTGTTGTTAAGGCTTATTGACCGTGTTGCATTAATTTCAACATCCCCCGCTACAGTGTCAATAGAACCTAATTCTGAATCTATCCCCGCTATTAGGCTACTTCTTTCTGCCATATTCAAGTTATAGGCATTGATGACAATATTACCACTACCACCAGCACGGACATTCACGTTAGCTCTATTAATAAGGGATACATCCGCTTTTGCTACATTTTCGGGAAAATTCAACCGCAGATTATTAATATCCTCATTCAACTCAACTGTTCCCGTACCTGCTAACCCTCCTAACTCCACTCGTCCACCATTAGCATTTAATCGTCCCCCATCCATGCTGACATTACCACCCACCAACAGTAAACTTTTACCATCTGGTACTCGTAAACCAAATGCGTTTAAACCTGCTGGATCTTTTCCTGCAAATGCAATTGAATTATTTTGAATCCCTCCGTTTTGATTAATCTGATTAAATAGCAATGCTGAAGGATTAATAGTCAACAACGGTGAAGGGATATTTTTCTCAGTAGCGCTAAAAAATCCTCGATTTCCAAATTGCAGTGCATTAGCTGTAGTCCCAACAAAAGAACCACCAATATTTAACGAAGCATTCTGTCCAAAAATAATCCCATTCGGATTTATCAGAAATAAGTTAGCGCTACCATTAGCACGAATTAAACCATCAATATTAGAAGTTGACCCACCCGTAACTCGACTAATCCCGGATTTCTCACAAGTGAGAAAAAAATGCTTGGATTAGCCAAATTTAAGATGATTTAATTAATACATCATCAAAATACCTCTAGAACGTGGGCAACTCAAAGTAAAGACCGACCCCATTAAAGATATATATAATACATCAAAAATAACAAATCCTGAAAAAGCTAACTTCTAGTAATAAAAATTGATATGCCAAGTCATGGGTTTAAATCAAGTAAAATAACCCTAAAAACCAGCTATTAAAAATCAAAATCAGTTATTACTTATGAATTAAATTAGGTCATTATCAGCCAGGGCAAGGTAATTGAGATAAACTCTTATAAACCATTGCGAAAATCTCTTTATAAGGGCAGGCACTACTAATTGCGATTAAAATTCGTCGTTTCCTAATAGTAATGACGGCTCCTAGCTTCAATAATTTTGTGCGTATAATCTCAACAGTTGCATTTTTGAATTCCGTCTTTGCTAAACATTGTTCTCGTAGAGCATTCATCAAAATATAAGCAATAGACGCAAACCACAAACGTAATTGATTCCCTTCAAACGTATGGGTACTTGTTCTATCACTATGTAACCCTAGCTTTTGTTCTTTTAAACAATTTTCCATATTCCCGCGCGGGCAGTACTTTTGAGTATAAAGTCGCCCTGGCGGGATTTTATTAACAGGGAGCGAAGTAACTACAAAGCGAGTATCGACTTCTTTATAGCTATATTCAACTTTGGCGACAACACGACGCTGACGGCTCCAACTATCTAGAGTTTGATAGTCAAGAGAGCAATACCAAACTGAGTTATCAACAAATACTGCTGCGTCGTTCTTTAAATCTGGTGATGGAGGAAATAAGGTTTCAAAAAACTCGACTATATGTTTAATTTTTCCTGAGTACTCTTGGGATGCGCGATACTGAATTGATTGGGATAGCTGGAGTAGCCTATTATTTCGAGCGAGTCCCAATACATAATAAATTTCAGTTTGAGATTCACACCAACTCATTATATCTTCTCTCGAATAAGCACTATCCCCACGAATAATAATTTTCACCTCTTTCCATCGTGAGCGGATTATTTTTATTACTCTTTGTAATTCTCCTAATCCTCCTTCTGCAGGATCAACATTAGACGCACGAAGTTTTGCCGCAAGTAAATGTTTACCGCAGAAAATATAAAGTGGCGCATAACAATACCCTCGGTAATAAGGATTAAAAAATGTTTCTTCTTGATTACCATGTACGGGGTCATCGGTAACATCTAAATCTAAAGTTATCTGTCGTGGCGGCTTTCGATAAGATTCTAAAAATAGCTCAACTAGGAGTGTTTCTATGGCTGATGCATCATGTTCAATACGGTGATATCGGCTATCTGCTCTTGAAGAGATATCTTCTGGACAATGCTCGATCCGATTTAAGGTACTTTTTCCAGCCAGAGTAATTGGTTCTTGTTCTAAATTAATTGCTTTTCCTACTGCCAGTGCGAATATCCCATCATGGCGTAGAGTTTCATGGTCATTTACATCTTCATAGCCCATGATTAAGCCATATATTCTTTGTGCAATTAAGCCATTAACTGGATGCAGAATTTTGTTTGGCTCTCGGTAATCTTTAAAACATGCTGCCAGCCGTGATGTTATTTCTCTTTTTCTATCTAGTTCCGCAATTAATATTAATCCTGCATCAGATGTTACAGGCTCACCATTGAAATTAACTACAACTGGACATGATTTTACTAGTCCAAATCTGAACTGTTCCGGTATACAATCGTTTTTATTTGGGGTCATACTTAAAACTGCTAGAATTCTTTTGCAACATACATTCTGGCAGTTTTTGACCCCTCTTTTCTAAAGTCTTGTGAGAAATCCGGGTAATGATATTTTGAATATCTACAGTATTATTAAAAGAAGCAGTGCCACCAATAGGCACAGAAAATTCGCTAAAGCTGTGAAACAAATTACTTCCTGCTTGCGTTCCCCCTGTGATATTGAGGGTGTTGCCATCTGGTGTAACGATGGAATTATTAGGTAAAGTGCTATCTGGGGTAATTTGGGCAAAGACATGCTCTTGCAAAGAAGCAATTAATACACCTCCCACCACCAAACTACTACACCAACGCCGCAAATCTTGAGTTATTTCTGACATATCACTCCCCAATAAATCCACCGTGTGGCTAGTCTTTTTTCCCGACGTTGTAATACTGTCAAATGGGCTTCCCAGCAATGTTTTGCAGCAAACTGCATTGAATTGAATTAACCCAATTATTTTATCAAGAAAGGCAGAGGGCAGAAGGCAGGAGGCAGAAGGAATAATGTTTTCTGCCCTCTGCCACGACCGAAGGGAGTAAGGGTTTAAGACCCCCACCACAATCTCTGATTTGGTGGCCCCAATTAAGGAGGGGTCTGAATCCCCTTCTTAATTGTCCCTTCTGCCCTCTGCCTCCTGCCTTCTGCCTTCTTCAACAAAGCCCCTTTGATTGATTTGGCACTCCAAAAGGGGAGCTAACTTTATCTCTGGCTTTATCCGGCGAGTTTTATGCAAAAGTGAATTCTTTTTACAAGACTTTACGTAATGAAATGCTCAATGTCACTACTGAGAAATCTGGGTAGCGTCACACCCCACACCAGCCTCCGCCAGTTGTCGCCAACTTGCTACAATTTTGGCGATACTAAGTAAGTCGGTGCAATAAAACCAAACTATGTAAATAAAAGTAAATAAGGCTCAAACTCTTTCTCCCCCTGCCCCCTGCCCCCTGCCTTATTGCAACAATAATTATTTACGCCGACCTACTTAGTATGGCAGGTAAAAAAATGAACAAAACTGAAGCTGCTGAATTTCTGGGTATTGGAGTCAGAACGTTGGAACGCTACATGACTTAGAACAGGGTCGCCTACACTCACCAACGTGGAAAGACTGGCGATACTGTGGTTTTTGAACGCTCAGAACTCGAACATTTTAAGCGGGAGTTGTACGCGCCGACTCATGAAGGTGCTGTGGAGGTACGTCAAGGGTCGCCATCGAATAGCTCAGAAATGGTTACGACTAGCCAAATGATGGCGGAGATTGGCGAGAGCTTGCTAATCCTCTCAGAGGGAACCCAGGCAGTGCTGCTAGCCATTAAGGAGATTGGTAATCCTGCGGTTCCTTTGCACGTCAAACCGCTTCTGACTCTAGCAGAAGCACAAAGGTTCTCTGGGTTGAGTCGGCAGTTTTTGGTGACAGCTATTTCTTTGTGCTGGGGATATTGTAAACATAAGTTACAAGGCAAGATAGGAAGTGTGTTTTTCGCCTTCCTACCCCAAACATGATTTATCGCTAGAGTATTTCTCTGATAGCCAAAGAATATAACTTGTTTGGTCAAAATTCCGTTTTTGTCACTTCAAGCCCAATTCCCTCAATCCCTCGTTGAGTTCTGCCTCAAATTTATCCCTAAACTCTTGGGGCATCCATCCGTGAGCGGAACTGTCTTCCCTGATTTTTGCAAAACTTCCACAACGGACTGATAGCATTATTCAGCCAATTTTTGTATAGTCATGATTCCCTTTTTCTCACATTTTAAACGTCCAGTGGACACAGGGAGCGTGTCCACTGGACGTTTAAAATGTGAGAAAGGGTTTTTGATTAAATTAGTCAAAGCTTTATTGCCGTTTCTCCTGGAAAATAGCGGCTTCCAGAGGTTGGCACAAGATCCATTTAGGCAAGATTTAGGCAAGGGTAAAATCTGAAAGGCTGGAAGTAGTGGGTGACGAGGGATTTGAACCCGCAACCAATAGATTAAGAGTCTATTGGTCAGTTATGAGTAGCGCAATGGCGCACCCGGTTCCGGTGGCGATCGCAAATCAGAAGGCTTGAAAATCAAGCAATTGCGGGCATTTTCTAGGAGCGATTTAGTAGCAATTTTTGCGGTTTTGCTACTAACCCAAGTTGAAAAACTGCGCCTGTGGTGTTGTGTTCTGGTGGTCAAAATAGTCATGTCAAATATAGTGGCGCGTTCTTTAGCCGGATGAGGACGTAAAACTCGCCCCCGTCGCTGAATAAATTGGCGAGGATTTCCAGAACTAGATAAAATCACCGCAGTTTGAATTGCCGGAATATCGACACCTTCATCTAAACAACGAATTGCGACTAAACCTTGCAACTCTCCACTTTCAAATTGATACCGTAAAATTTCCCTTTCTTGTAAAGTTGTTTGGGCTGTATAGGTGCTTACCTTGTACCCTAAATCCACCCCCAGGATTTTAGCAACAGCTTTAAGTTGGCGTAGAGATGAACGTTGTCCCGCATCTTGGGAACCATCGCTACAATAAAAAAGAGTATGAGTAGTTTCGCGGCGAGTCGCCATTAATTCGTGCAAGGCTGTTAATTTATTTTCTGCTGCACCAATTAATCTTGCTCTTTGCATCAATAACGGTTTTAAATCTTCATTATCTTCAAATCCCGCTTCGCCATTTTCTCGATCTCGATAAAGAAGCGATCGCCCAATTCTTTTAGTTAACTTTAAATAGGCAATACTTTCTGCTTCAGTTAACTCTACCAACACCGGATAATACAGATAATGTACCAAAGCACCTTGAGTGATCGCATCCCTCAAAGTAAACTCTGGTTGGAGAACTGGGCCAAAATAATCAAATAAAGATTGCGTGCCAAAATCATCAAAATACCTCTCAGGTGTGGCAGATAAAGCTAGTCTCAACCCAACACTGCGCGGCAAACTTTCTTCTAGCTTGGGTGCGCCTAAATTATGCGCCTCATCCCCAATAATTAAAGTTTTGGCGGGAAAATATTTAAGTTGAGACTGAAACCCATCTCCAATTAAAGTGGAGTTTGTAGTAATCACGGTGATAAACCGTTGAGAACCAGAACGCAGATTATAAATTTGCGTAGAAAGTTGACTTTGCCAAGTGCGTAAATTCTCGAAAGCTAAAATGGGTTGTAAATTAAATTTTTCACACTCTCGCGCCCATTGAGTAACGAGATGACGATAGGGACACACTACCAACAGAACTTGTAAATTAATCTGTTGGTAGAGTTCATAAGCGATCGCTAGTGCAGTAATCGTTTTACCACTACCAGTAGCCATTTTCAGCGTCCCTCTGCCATTGTTAGTAAACCAGCTAGCGATCGCTTGTCGCTGATATTGCCGCAATTGCAGAGACGGAGGCATTCTTGGGCATCCTGGTAATGGTTGCGGAGTGTAATAACTGCCCTTACTTTCCCTTGCAAACGGTAATTTTAACCGGAAAGTGGGCAGTTGCTGCACTGAATTTTGCGTCAGGTACATAGTGGGAGTTAGGAGTTAGGAGTTAGGAGTTAGGAGTTAGGAGTTGGGAGTTGAGAGTTGGGAGTTAGGAGTTAGTAATTTAAAACTCATCACTCATCACTCATAACTCATCACTTTCTTACTACTCAGTTGTAACCGCGCCAAACACCAATGAGAGAACCTTGCACCTGCACTTGTATAGCATTGACTTCAATGGGATTGTACTTAGGATTTGCTGGTTTGAGGGTAACGCGATCGCCTTGGCGATAAAAACGTTTTAATGTGGTACCAAATCCATCGACTCTGGCGGCGACGATAGTACCATTTTTTAAATGATTTGGTTCTGCTACTGGACGCAGAAATACTACATCGCCATCAGTAATTAAATCTTCAATCATGCTATCGCCAGCTACGCGCAAAGCATAGGTTTGGGGAGGTAAATCGAAATTAGAAAAGTCTAAATGATCTACAGCATCAGTAAACGGTTCTATTAAACCACCAGCAGCGATCGTCCCCAAAATTGGTACACCTTGCTTCACAGGACGCAAAATCCGAATCGTTCGCGCTTGTCCTTCAGTCCATTCTATATATCCTTTAGTGCGTAAATGTTCTAAACGGCTTTGAATTGGTGCTGGTGACTTCAAGTTCATCGCTTGCATCATTTGCCGAATAGAAGGCGAATGCTGGTGCGATCGGATGTATTCTGCCAACCATTCGTAAAGTTCTTGTTGAGCTTCCGTTAGACGTTCCATAAATTTGTGGGAAGTAATTATAAATGTCTCTAGAACATTAGTACTACAAAAAACTCCCCATAACAAGAAAAAAATAAAAATATGAAAATCAAAAGCAAGAATATTTTCTTTTCTTTTACCAATTTATTCTTGATTTTTACAAATTTTAAGTAGTTAAGAGCCAGCAGCACACTCGCCATTCTGACTCTTAACTTTTGTACAAACGCGATTAATCGCGTCTTTTAACTCTTTTCATTCCGCCCCTAAGATACTTGCAAGTAAAGCTTTTTGGGCGTGCAAGCGATTTTCCGCCTGTTCCCAAACTCGTGATTGAGAACCTTCAATAACAGCTTCGGTAATTTCTTCACCACGATGGGCTGGTAAACAGTGTAAAACAATTGCCTCTGGTTGCGCAAGGCTTAATAGCTGCTCCGAAATTTGATAAGGCTGGAAAATTGGCATTCGGTTGTCTGCTTCTGCTTCTTGCCCCATACTCGCCCAAACATCAGTGTAAAGTACAGCAGAATCCTTGGCGGCTAATTCTGGATCGTCAGTTACAAGGACTTCTGTTTTGTTGTTAGCGATCGCTCTTGCTTGTTCTACAATCTTAGAATCTGGCTCATATCCGCTAGGGGTGGCAATTCTAACATTCATCCCCACCAAAGCACAGCCCAACATCAGAGAATTAGCCATATTATTCCCATCACCCACATAGGTTAAAGTTAATCCAGCAAGGGTGTTAAAGCTTTCTTGAATCGTCAATAAATCAGCTAATACCTGACAAGGATGTTCTGCATCGGTAAGCGCATTAATGACCGGAATTTTAGCATAGTGAGCAAAAGTTTCTAAATCTTGCTGGGCAAAAGTCCGAATTGCCAAAATATCCAGATATCGGTCTAACACCCGCGCCGTATCCTGTAAAGGTTCCCCACGACTTACTTGAGTGACATTAGGGTTGAGATCGATTACCTGTCCACCCAGTTGGTACATCGCCACCGTAAAACTTACCCGCGTGCGAGTAGAAGCTTTGGAGAACAACAACCCCAAAACTTTATTACACTGCAACTTCAACTGTTGTGATTTAAGTTGAGTTGCCAATTGCAGGAGTTCTTGAACTTCCGTAGGACTGATGTCCGCTAGACTTAATAAATCTCGTCCGAGCAATGCTGCCATGCTTGTGATCTGTAAAAAATAATTATATATTTCTGTCTCTTTATTCAGCTGTGTCAATAAAATACAGTTTTAGAACTGTACCAAATATTTTTGCGCCCAACCCAGATTGCAGTTAGCTTTTGCCATGCATACTAATTTATCAACTTTATCAGTGAGCAGAATCACTGATTTTTTTCTGTTTCATCACAATTGCTACGCAGCTTGAACCATCTAGGCGCACAAAAGCAGCGATATTGCCAAAATTTCTGGTATTCTAGCCTAATTTATCGACAGGGAGATATTTTTTAGAAATTACAGCTAGACAAATAAATTGATTATGGTACAATAATAAGTTGTGGTTGCCATTTGAGAGCAATCTATAAACATGCCAGCATAGCACAGTGGTAGTGCATCCGACTTGTAATCGGAAGGTCGCGAGTTCAAATCCCGCTGCTGGCTTTAACGAAAAATCCCCCAAATGCGGGGGGGTTTGGCTCTACATTATACGAGTTGATGTTTTAGTATTTAACTAAACCGTATATTTACATGTTCATGAATTCGCAAGTTGTCGGTAGCGTTCCTGAACTTCCTGAATCGAAAACAAAGTTTCAAACTTCAACCCTGCTGACTGGTACAACTCACCCCCTCCTTGCTGTCGGTCTACCAGTGAAATTATTTGATTTACGGTATAACCTACATCTTTAAGACGTTCAACTGCTTTTAAAGCAGATTGCCCAGTTGTCACCACATCTTCCAAAACTACTACTTTTGCACCTTCTGGTAAAGTGGGGCCTTCTATATAAGCTTTCGTTCCATAACCCTTGGTTTCCTTGCGAATAATCAGCGCTGGTATGGGTCGGTTTTCATAAACAGAAACTATACTCACTGCTGTCACCATTGGATCAGCCCCCATCGTTAAACCTGCTACAGCCTGAGTATCTACAGGTAGTAAAGGAAACAGCAATCGTCCAACAGCTAAAGCTCCTTGAGGGTGGAGTGTTACCTGCATTTTATTGACATAATAAGAACTACGTAGCCCAGAAGCGAGAACAAAATCACCCTCTTGATAAGCCAGTTCAGAAAATAAATCTAGTAGCTTGTGGCGCAAAATAGTCAAATCAGCAGTAGTTGCCCAAATATCTGAGTGGGTAAGAGTTTCAGTAGGATACGTCATTACAAAACATTAAAAGTTGTGCTACACCAAAGGTTGAACTCATCAGAGTTCTGAAATTAAGCATAAATTAAGATTGCCCAAAAATTGAGGAGTTAGGAACGTGGGTATAAAATTAAAAACCCTTGGTGGTTTATTGGTACTGCTTGCTGCTGGTATTGCTTTTCCCTTTGTTGCATCTGCCCAAACGGAAACCCCCAAAACTGAAAATACGAATGATGTATTTGAACGAGCTTATTTTCGTCACGATCGCAATTTCTACGAAAATGGTAGCCTCAAACGCCAGCTAGACTCATTTCTAGGATCTGGTTACGGTTTCGGTGGTTCCTTCCCAGAAAATGAAATTGCCCGCGATGCTCAGTTGCTTAACACTTTATATCATGATGTCCTGACTCAGCAAGTTGGCAATGATCCATATATTCGCACTCCTGATTTACCAAATCCTTACGACACATCGCTGATAATGTCTCCTCGCTTGAATAGCAACAAACTCAAAGTGGGAACTGAATTCAAGTTTGAAACTTTACCACCTCGGTAGTATTAGGGAGTGAGGAGTCGGGGATGAGGGAGGAGGGGGAGAAATCAATTCAAAATTCAAAAACTTCTGCCTCCTGCCTGCTCTTTTCCAATGCTCCATGCCCTATGCCCTTTATCCCTCTATTACTACTTTTTGATCATTTTAGTGCGCCCTGCTGGAATCGAACCAGCCTGAAGACGAATTATGAGTTCG
It includes:
- the lexA gene encoding transcriptional repressor LexA → MERLTEAQQELYEWLAEYIRSHQHSPSIRQMMQAMNLKSPAPIQSRLEHLRTKGYIEWTEGQARTIRILRPVKQGVPILGTIAAGGLIEPFTDAVDHLDFSNFDLPPQTYALRVAGDSMIEDLITDGDVVFLRPVAEPNHLKNGTIVAARVDGFGTTLKRFYRQGDRVTLKPANPKYNPIEVNAIQVQVQGSLIGVWRGYN
- the pyrE gene encoding orotate phosphoribosyltransferase, encoding MTYPTETLTHSDIWATTADLTILRHKLLDLFSELAYQEGDFVLASGLRSSYYVNKMQVTLHPQGALAVGRLLFPLLPVDTQAVAGLTMGADPMVTAVSIVSVYENRPIPALIIRKETKGYGTKAYIEGPTLPEGAKVVVLEDVVTTGQSALKAVERLKDVGYTVNQIISLVDRQQGGGELYQSAGLKFETLFSIQEVQERYRQLANS
- a CDS encoding beta strand repeat-containing protein; the protein is MSRVTGGSTSNIDGLIRANGSANLFLINPNGIIFGQNASLNIGGSFVGTTANALQFGNRGFFSATEKNIPSPLLTINPSALLFNQINQNGGIQNNSIAFAGKDPAGLNAFGLRVPDGKSLLLVGGNVSMDGGRLNANGGRVELGGLAGTGTVELNEDINNLRLNFPENVAKADVSLINRANVNVRAGGSGNIVINAYNLNMAERSSLIAGIDSELGSIDTVAGDVEINATRSISLNNNSFITSAVLPRAVGKGGDINITTGSIAITNGARLNTVTFGQGDAGSVNINARDTVSFDEVNSNTFQTGVFSVVQPRAVGKGGDINIITRSLSVKNGAELNASTLGQGDAGNITIQARDTVSFDGVYDELASGASSIVNTRAVGKAGDINITTGSLLITNGAVLTASTLGQGDGGNVTIFASDFVSFNGLDSGVLNIVESGAVGNGGNVTIYADTFSLTDGARLDTRTQGQGRAGNITVHARDSVSLAGIPTKIVTAVGAGGVGKGGNLNIKATSLSLNDGAQLITAIYAKYFDTTDNSTQSAGRGDAGNTNIEATGLVTIAGSKDGIPSGIFSLVSPEGIGNGGNITIYSDSLSLTDGGIISATTSGEGNAGTLKINTVNAVSISGTLPTTGNSSGLFVSSSGLGTAGDIEVFSPKIRLDNQGRLTAESASGNGGDINLQTDLLFLRRGAQITTSAGTAEAGGNGGNINIDASSGFIVAVPNENSDITANAYTGTGGRVDIKANGIYGIGFRESPTDLSDITASSRFGTQGTVELNTPDIDPNSGLVNLPTVPVDTQVAQTCQAGGTFAKSSFTITGRGGLPPNPTTDILPPDLVHVDWISLNPSTREGKSPPVTIKPTATPKPIVEATGWVMNAKGEVQLIANAPATTPHASWQNPVSCRDPLDVSVQGYKYHWNRKPG
- a CDS encoding DEAD/DEAH box helicase family protein, producing MYLTQNSVQQLPTFRLKLPFARESKGSYYTPQPLPGCPRMPPSLQLRQYQRQAIASWFTNNGRGTLKMATGSGKTITALAIAYELYQQINLQVLLVVCPYRHLVTQWARECEKFNLQPILAFENLRTWQSQLSTQIYNLRSGSQRFITVITTNSTLIGDGFQSQLKYFPAKTLIIGDEAHNLGAPKLEESLPRSVGLRLALSATPERYFDDFGTQSLFDYFGPVLQPEFTLRDAITQGALVHYLYYPVLVELTEAESIAYLKLTKRIGRSLLYRDRENGEAGFEDNEDLKPLLMQRARLIGAAENKLTALHELMATRRETTHTLFYCSDGSQDAGQRSSLRQLKAVAKILGVDLGYKVSTYTAQTTLQEREILRYQFESGELQGLVAIRCLDEGVDIPAIQTAVILSSSGNPRQFIQRRGRVLRPHPAKERATIFDMTILTTRTQHHRRSFSTWVSSKTAKIATKSLLENARNCLIFKPSDLRSPPEPGAPLRYS
- a CDS encoding two-partner secretion domain-containing protein; amino-acid sequence: MSEITQDLRRWCSSLVVGGVLIASLQEHVFAQITPDSTLPNNSIVTPDGNTLNITGGTQAGSNLFHSFSEFSVPIGGTASFNNTVDIQNIITRISHKTLEKRGQKLPECMLQKNSSSFKYDPK
- a CDS encoding IS1380 family transposase; the encoded protein is MTPNKNDCIPEQFRFGLVKSCPVVVNFNGEPVTSDAGLILIAELDRKREITSRLAACFKDYREPNKILHPVNGLIAQRIYGLIMGYEDVNDHETLRHDGIFALAVGKAINLEQEPITLAGKSTLNRIEHCPEDISSRADSRYHRIEHDASAIETLLVELFLESYRKPPRQITLDLDVTDDPVHGNQEETFFNPYYRGYCYAPLYIFCGKHLLAAKLRASNVDPAEGGLGELQRVIKIIRSRWKEVKIIIRGDSAYSREDIMSWCESQTEIYYVLGLARNNRLLQLSQSIQYRASQEYSGKIKHIVEFFETLFPPSPDLKNDAAVFVDNSVWYCSLDYQTLDSWSRQRRVVAKVEYSYKEVDTRFVVTSLPVNKIPPGRLYTQKYCPRGNMENCLKEQKLGLHSDRTSTHTFEGNQLRLWFASIAYILMNALREQCLAKTEFKNATVEIIRTKLLKLGAVITIRKRRILIAISSACPYKEIFAMVYKSLSQLPCPG
- the argF gene encoding ornithine carbamoyltransferase, coding for MAALLGRDLLSLADISPTEVQELLQLATQLKSQQLKLQCNKVLGLLFSKASTRTRVSFTVAMYQLGGQVIDLNPNVTQVSRGEPLQDTARVLDRYLDILAIRTFAQQDLETFAHYAKIPVINALTDAEHPCQVLADLLTIQESFNTLAGLTLTYVGDGNNMANSLMLGCALVGMNVRIATPSGYEPDSKIVEQARAIANNKTEVLVTDDPELAAKDSAVLYTDVWASMGQEAEADNRMPIFQPYQISEQLLSLAQPEAIVLHCLPAHRGEEITEAVIEGSQSRVWEQAENRLHAQKALLASILGAE